A genomic region of Eriocheir sinensis breed Jianghai 21 chromosome 42, ASM2467909v1, whole genome shotgun sequence contains the following coding sequences:
- the LOC127009867 gene encoding uncharacterized protein LOC127009867, with the protein MATLRSVVACLLVVAAVVVSGQRPSWQPRSLGSTPLRHAAFMEAYFSEDTSLEYVDRWTIYVSTFDPLGNLDEVYRVRAPGRYMDPAQWNVELMDLSAYWPNNPDYLPSSVAGAEGVIWTSGFLVPGKGDGMLQMYDTTQDPLPPAVDIASLDSQAWSYHRVVWKDMDLDGDLDALTARFHVGVLGGVTSELVWLENEGKGFVGGWPQHILATDGPDVHFGVVTLTAAGRTYDCIVAGEFFNQKLSIYWTESADGSWTNPGLVMSRVINQNAGQVFDVLVDDFNRDGVMEFMATEYQTDVGVGQATVYFFPDDFRLDPFTSVQVADGFIPNPIVGGESMSPGTPKAYYPNAEFAAGVAEDGLPHKPYILLSGDDDGRMYVLFPNSDLRDDWLYEKHILLDTEKTTIGKMAHGDFDGDGYEEVAVAGYSIGQLYLYTYAP; encoded by the exons AT GGCCACCCTCAGGAGCGTCGTGGCCTGcctgctggtggtggcggcggtggtggtgtcggggCAGCGGCCCAGCTGGCAGCCCCGCTCCCTGGGCTCCACTCCTCTCAGG cATGCCGCCTTCATGGAGGCTTACTTCTCTGAGGACACGAGTCTGGAATACGTGGACAGGTGGACGATATACGTCTCCACTTTTGATCCCCTGGGCAAC CTGGATGAGGTGTACCGCGTGAGGGCGCCTGGACGCTACATGGACCCTGCGCAATGGAACGTGGAGCTGATGGACTTGTCTGCCTACTGGCCCAACAACCCTGACTACCTGCCCA GCTCCGTGGCGGGCGCTGAGGGTGTAATCTGGACCTCTGGCTTCCTGGTGCCTGGCAAGGGGGACGGGATGCTGCAGATGTACGATACCACGCAGGATCCCTTGCCTCCCGCCGTGGACATCGCCTCCCTGGATTCT CAAGCGTGGTCGTATCACCGCGTCGTGTGGAAGGACATGGATCTGGATGGAGATCTGGATGCTCTCACCGCTCGCTTCCACGTCGGTGtgctgg GCGGCGTCACAAGCGAACTCGTGTGGCTggagaacgaagggaaaggaTTTGTGGGTGGTTGGCCTCAGCACATCCTGGCGACTGACGGGCCAGACGTTCACTTCGGGGTGGTAACGCTGACGGCCGCCGGGAGGACATACGACTGCATCGTGGCGGGCGAGTTCTTTAACCAAAAGTTGAGCATCTACTGGACCGAGAGTGCGGATGGAAGCTGGACTAATCCTGGCCTG GTGATGTCCAGAGTGATCAACCAGAATGCCGGGCAGGTGTTTGATGTCTTAGTGGATGACTTCAACCGCGACGGAGTGATGGAGTTCATGGCCACGGAGTACCAGACTGACGTGGGAGTGGGGCAGGCGACCGTCTACTTCTTCCCGGATGATTTCAG GCTTGACCCCTTCACCTCCGTCCAGGTCGCGGACGGCTTCATTCCCAACCCGATCGTAGGTGGCGAGAGCATGTCACCGGGCACCCCCAAGGCCTACTACCCCAACGCGGAGTTCGCTGCGGGAGTGGCGGAGGACGGCCT GCCACACAAGCCCTACATCCTCCTCTCCGGCGACGATGACGGGAGGATGTACGTTCTCTTCCCCAACTCTGACCTCCGCGACGACTGGCTCTACGAGAAGCACATCCTGCTGGACACAGAGAAAACCACTATTG GCAAGATGGCTCACGGTGACTTCGATGGTGACGGCTATGAGGAGGTTGCAGTGGCTGGCTATTCAATCGGTCAGCTGTACCTCTACACCTACGCTCCCTAG
- the LOC127009869 gene encoding uncharacterized protein LOC127009869: MVVLCGRLEVVVVEATDLPNLDHNVLRPEDKSDPYCVVEVQGGSGGLSKIGKTFTIDDCLNPRWYFRLEADVNQDVAGLRFTVKDRDLLSSDTIGSCFLPVHTFIRSSTPQSSELSLVNAKGFRAGSLKVSAAFVPATDQPDVTLAQRTRVKANELRERVSKRLPRPHDTNASFTDMAFLHGVLNLRLERATKLPNLDSSILSLSKKDVSDPFVVVTLEDPDGESWKVATTQVIDNDLSPVWDETFRVDVCHDVSSVTFTVRDKDFLSSEQIGSVAFPVNEVTSESGITGTFDLLRENKNKKAGTLTLAVTYYPKQAVAPSHEVPECLFPLRHDNMVRLYQDAHCPALPRPLHDAWGRPYFPRSTWRDVHATLMAATQFIYICGWSVSAKISLLRDDGDDTRTLGDVLKQKAYEGVRVRLLLWDELTSNDLRKQGAMSTEDEETANFFRGTPVVVVLAPRDRHSKDMFSTKTHFTSLCYTHHQKCVIADAPIEEAPGRRKVVAFVGGLDLTGGRYDSPEHPLFRTLVKEHKNDFRNRVFPTLTSSNGPREPWHDIHSFIDGPAAHDVLMNFIERWRKQAADHINAIVPLQQMEGMEPDYRSAAPDRWGVQIFRSINTDSALFDWSASTAGLTKKKGRAFDNSLHRAYIHHIRRARRMIYIENQYFMGSSHMWPECRDAKAANLVPLEIAAKIEEKIRNGERFVAYICIPMFPEGKPADKVTQEILHWQLRTIQMMYIRVAAALRAAGSEAHPQDYLLFLCLGRKEAPEQVPPELVSPEDPSSSLAFAHRRLMIYVHSKMAIFDDEYIIVGSANINDRSLSGNRDTEIAMGSYQPCHVGCGAALPYGDVAMFRRALWAEHMGPPAPVELDPGTVDCVRTVRSLAEDSLRAYIDPGDAPTPRHLLLYPLEVSVDGTVGPRQDCPMFPDTAGSVMGARSKVFPSTLTT, encoded by the exons ATGGTGGTGCTGTGTGGCCGCCtcgaggtggtggtagtggaggccACCGACCTCCCCAACCTCGACCACAACGTTCTGCGGCCCGAGGATAAGAGTGACCCGTACTGTGTGGTGGAGGTgcagggcggcagcggcggcctcTCTAAGATTGGGAAGACCTTCACCATCGACGACTGCCTCAACCCGCGCTGGTACTTCCGCTTGGAGGCCGACGTAAACCAGGACGTCGCCGGCCTCCGCTTCACCGTCAAGGACAGGGACCTCCTCTCCTCGGACACTATCGGCAGCTGCTTTCTACCCGTTCACACCTTCATTAGAAGCTCCACGCCGCAGTCCTCTGAGCTCTCTCTCGTCAACGCCAAGGGCTTCCGTGCCGGCAGCCTCAAGGTCAGCGCGGCCTTTGTTCCCGCCACCGACCAGCCCGACGTGACTCTCGCCCAGCGCACGAGGGTCAAGGCAAACGAGCTGCGGGAGCGAGTGTCTAAAAGGTTACCACGGCCGCACGACACCAACGCGTCCTTCACAGACATGGCGTTCCTGCACGGCGTGCTGAACCTGCGCCTGGAGCGGGCCACCAAGCTGCCCAACTTGGACTCGTCAATCCTCAGCTTGAGCAAGAAGGATGTGTCGGACCCCTTCGTGGTGGTGACCCTTGAGGACCCTGATGGCGAGTCCTGGAAGGTGGCCACGACGCAGGTCATTGATAACGACCTCAGCCCCGTGTGGGACGAGACCTTCCGCGTGGACGTGTGTCACGACGTGTCGTCCGTCACTTTCACGGTGCGAGACAAGGACTTCCTCTCCTCGGAGCAGATTGGCTCCGTCGCCTTCCCCGTCAACGAAGTGACGTCTGAGAGCGGCATCACCGGTACTTTCGATCTGCTTcgggaaaacaagaacaagaaggcggGAACCCTCACTCTGGCTGTTACCTACTACCCCAAGCAGGCCGTGGCGCCCTCCCATGAGGTGCCTGAGTGCCTCTTCCCGTTGCGCCACGACAACATGGTGCGTCTTTACCAGGATGCCCATTGCCCCGCGCTGCCCCGGCCCCTGCATGATGCTTGGGGCCGCCCCTACTTTCCGCGCAGCACGTGGCGGGACGTGCACGCCACGCTTATGGCCGCCACGCAGTTCATCTACATCTGTGGCTGGAGCGTGAGCGCCAAGATCTCGCTGCTGCGGGACGACGGGGACGACACCCGCACGCTGGGCGACGTGCTCAAGCAGAAGGCGTACGAAGGTGTGCGGGTCCGCCTGCTGCTGTGGGATGAGCTGACCTCCAACGACTTGCGTAAACAGGGCGCCATGAGTACCGAAGACGAAGAGACCGCCAACTTCTTCCGCGGcaccccggtggtggtggtgctggcgccGCGGGACCGACACAGTAAGGACATGTTCTCCACCAAGACGCATTTCACGTCGCTCTGCTATACGCACCACCAGAAGTGTGTCATCGCCGACGCGCCCATCGAGGAGGCGCCCGGCCGCAGGAAGGTGGTGGCCTTCGTGGGCGGCCTGGACTTGACCGGCGGCCGCTACGACAGCCCTGAACACCCTCTCTTCAGGACGCTGGTCAAGGAGCACAAGAACGACTTTAGGAACCGCGTCTTCCCGACCCTGACGAGCAGCAACGGCCCGCGCGAGCCCTGGCACGACATCCACAGCTTCATCGACGGTCCCGCCGCCCACGACGTGCTCATGAACTTCATCGAGCGGTGGCGAAAGCAGGCAGCGGACCACATCAACGCCATCGTCCCGCTGCAGCAGATGGAGGGCATGGAGCCCGACTACCGCAGCGCTGCCCCGGACCGCTGGGGCGTCCAGATCTTCCGCTCCATCAACACTGACTCGGCGCTCTTTGATTGGTCGGCTTCCACGGCGGGGCTCACCAAGAAGAAGGGCCGCGCCTTCGACAACAGCCTCCACCGCGCCTACATCCACCACATCCGACGGGCACGGCGGATGATCTACATAGAGAACCAGTACTTCATGGGCAGCAGTCACATGTGGCCCGAGTGTCGCGACGCCAAGGCCGCGAACCTGGTGCCTCTCGAGATAGCGGCAAAGATCGAAGAGAAGATCAGGAACGGCGAGCGTTTTGTGGCCTACATCTGCATCCCGATGTTCCCCGAGGGCAAGCCTGCTGACAAG GTGACGCAGGAGATCCTTCACTGGCAGCTGCGCACCATCCAGATGATGTACATTCGCGTGGCGGCGGCGCTGCGGGCGGCGGGGTCCGAGGCACACCCGCAGGACTACCTGTTGTTCCTGTGCCTGGGCCGCAAGGAGGCGCCGGAGCAGGTGCCACCAGAGCTGGTGTCGCCCGAGGACCCGTCGTCCTCGCTGGCCTTCGCGCACCGTCGCCTCATGATTTACGTGCACTCCAAGATGGCCATCTTCGACGACGAGTACATCATCGTCGGCTCCGCCAACATCAACGACCGTTCCCTCAGCGGCAACAGGGACACTGAGATCGCCATGGGCAGCTACCAGCCTTGCCACGTGGGCTGCGGCGCCGCTCTGCCCTACGGCGACGTGGCCATGTTCCGCCGCGCGCTGTGGGCCGAGCACATGGGCCCACCGGCCCCCGTGGAGCTCGACCCCGGGACCGTTGATTGCGTGCGTACCGTGCGCTCTCTGGCCGAGGACTCACTGCGGGCCTACATCGACCCCGGCGACGCCCCCACGCCGCGCCACTTGCTGCTCTATCCGCTGGAGGTGAGCGTTGACGGCACGGTGGGGCCGCGCCAGGACTGCCCCATGTTCCCCGACACCGCGGGCAGCGTGATGGGAGCCCGATCCAAGGTGTTCCCCAGCACCCTTACTACATAG